The Actinocatenispora sera genome has a window encoding:
- a CDS encoding helix-turn-helix transcriptional regulator has translation MATQRAAASPVDSSPLLRSLFDRSGIGLAVLDSRLSIVDANTVFAGWYGGATERSFCDLLHPSIRHHLGRQLARLVRGQTRFVERVAARWADEDSGAGGELTGVAIDREPGQPKSVAVLVSPGHAGSSGRHLIGSTKLLTDLDARILEGIAMGMTTIQLAAKLYLSRQGVEYHIGTMLRKFNVPNRASLASKAFSAGIFRIGCWPPQVVPDYVVR, from the coding sequence GTGGCAACCCAGCGAGCCGCGGCGAGCCCGGTGGACAGCAGCCCGCTGCTGCGCTCGCTGTTCGATCGTTCGGGGATCGGGCTCGCGGTGCTGGACAGCCGGCTCTCCATCGTGGACGCCAACACGGTCTTCGCCGGCTGGTACGGCGGTGCCACCGAGCGCAGCTTCTGCGACCTGCTGCACCCCAGCATCCGGCACCACCTCGGCCGCCAGCTGGCGCGCCTGGTCCGCGGCCAGACCCGCTTCGTGGAACGGGTCGCCGCCCGCTGGGCGGACGAGGACAGCGGCGCCGGCGGTGAGCTGACCGGCGTGGCCATCGACCGCGAACCGGGCCAACCCAAGTCCGTCGCGGTTCTGGTCTCGCCCGGTCACGCCGGCTCCAGCGGCCGGCACCTGATCGGCTCGACCAAGCTGCTGACCGACCTGGACGCCCGCATCCTGGAAGGCATCGCGATGGGCATGACCACCATCCAGCTCGCCGCGAAGCTCTACCTCAGCCGGCAGGGCGTGGAGTACCACATCGGGACGATGCTGCGGAAGTTCAACGTGCCCAACCGCGCGTCGCTCGCCTCCAAGGCGTTCTCGGCCGGGATCTTCCGGATCGGCTGCTGGCCGCCGCAGGTCGTGCCGGACTACGTCGTGCGCTGA
- a CDS encoding helix-turn-helix transcriptional regulator, which yields MAAGGVTGAGDRLVERTSAVEALRRRIDALGAGQPGAVLITGPAGMGRSALLARSAADARAAGIPVVRVRFARPPGAANGSAGLAAALRHEVAAELAAPTPALLAVDDVHRAGPEGLAWLTELACRGEGGPALVVCGVASWFRWATGRCADLTAPHRIQLRPLSFAGVQEVCTRLAGPVPDEYVQAVAAASRGTPALVHSIVRRCPGGSGPALLRRLSTVTAEVIAAHVDRVYDGVPPELTGLLRAVAVAGRELPFGSLCELAGVDAVDLDRLLATGLFTYTDRLRPVWPEVVDRILGRLSPTELQELYRQAAEIGRTGAVDDDVLAEWLDRAGPRRPAWAVEVLADVGWRAARDGRRDTAARLLGRALDTEGGGPRRGALLLALGTTELSVYRDAGERHLGALLREKNLHDEAQRLAAADLLSLGGADCRPVLRAGLRSARSDSERAGLLGLSWLAHPRGYEDDEDAWLTRAELPSAAQLASRAWWLTVRAERRTTALEIARAAAATTLFHPRLVASRVLLLGDDLAGAGEVLDTVLADATRARADTVLIHALLVYAELSYRQGELDTGQQALERALRQLAPHAWPLAVLRQVVAVQMMIDIERERFDAAQELADLQPPPSGSGGFGWSAVLYARGVLELRRERWAAAATLLHECGRRMSADGLDNPALLNWRAYAAVADAASGRPQRAARLIADALVRAEAWGAPSALGLVQACAGQAFESQRLSRLTSAVDTLRGCLSRLRYGRALVDLAAAAVAAGDVELAASAAREAEELAARHGWQPVLHRAAQVRQRCEHGTGPVLSAVQRAVAELAVAGLSNKQIAQRREVSLRTVELHLTNTYRQLGIRRRTELAGALARVGAGVGGA from the coding sequence ATGGCTGCCGGAGGCGTGACCGGAGCCGGCGACCGGCTCGTCGAGCGAACCTCGGCGGTCGAGGCGTTGCGCCGGCGGATCGACGCGCTCGGCGCCGGGCAACCCGGCGCGGTACTGATCACCGGACCGGCCGGGATGGGCCGATCCGCGCTGCTGGCTCGTTCCGCCGCGGACGCGCGCGCGGCCGGGATCCCGGTGGTACGGGTCCGGTTCGCGCGGCCGCCCGGCGCCGCGAACGGCTCGGCCGGCCTCGCGGCGGCGCTGCGGCACGAGGTGGCGGCCGAACTGGCCGCGCCCACGCCGGCCCTGCTCGCCGTCGACGACGTGCACCGCGCCGGTCCGGAAGGGCTCGCCTGGCTGACCGAGTTGGCCTGTCGCGGCGAGGGCGGACCGGCACTGGTCGTGTGCGGCGTCGCGTCCTGGTTCCGGTGGGCCACCGGCCGGTGCGCGGATCTGACCGCACCGCACCGGATCCAGCTGCGCCCGCTGAGCTTCGCCGGCGTCCAGGAGGTGTGCACGCGACTCGCCGGGCCGGTACCCGACGAGTACGTGCAGGCGGTCGCGGCGGCCAGCCGCGGCACCCCGGCCCTGGTGCACTCGATCGTGCGCCGATGCCCCGGCGGCAGCGGGCCGGCGCTGCTGCGGCGGCTGTCCACCGTGACCGCGGAGGTGATCGCCGCCCACGTGGACCGGGTGTACGACGGGGTTCCGCCGGAGTTGACCGGCCTGCTGCGGGCGGTGGCGGTGGCCGGCCGGGAGCTGCCGTTCGGGTCGCTGTGCGAGCTGGCCGGCGTCGACGCGGTCGACCTGGACCGGTTGCTCGCCACCGGCCTGTTCACCTACACCGATCGGCTGCGGCCGGTCTGGCCGGAGGTCGTCGACCGTATCCTCGGCCGGTTGAGCCCGACCGAGCTGCAGGAGCTGTACCGGCAGGCCGCCGAGATCGGCCGCACCGGGGCGGTGGACGACGACGTGCTTGCCGAGTGGCTGGATCGCGCCGGGCCGCGCCGGCCGGCGTGGGCCGTCGAGGTACTCGCCGACGTGGGCTGGCGGGCCGCCCGGGATGGCCGCCGGGACACCGCCGCCCGGCTGCTCGGCCGGGCTCTCGACACCGAAGGGGGCGGTCCGCGCCGCGGCGCCCTGCTGCTCGCGCTCGGTACCACCGAGCTGTCGGTGTACCGGGATGCCGGCGAACGGCATCTCGGTGCGCTGCTGCGCGAGAAGAACCTGCACGACGAGGCGCAGCGGCTGGCCGCCGCGGACCTGCTGTCGCTCGGCGGGGCGGACTGCCGGCCGGTGCTGCGGGCCGGGCTGCGCTCGGCCCGCAGCGACAGCGAACGCGCCGGTCTGCTCGGGCTGTCCTGGCTCGCCCATCCACGCGGGTACGAGGACGACGAGGACGCCTGGCTGACCCGGGCCGAACTGCCCTCGGCCGCGCAGCTGGCCAGCCGGGCCTGGTGGCTGACCGTACGGGCGGAGCGGCGTACCACGGCGCTGGAGATCGCCCGGGCCGCGGCGGCGACCACGCTGTTCCACCCGCGGCTGGTGGCCTCCCGGGTGCTGCTGCTGGGCGACGACCTGGCCGGCGCCGGCGAGGTGCTGGACACGGTGCTCGCCGACGCGACCCGCGCACGGGCCGATACGGTCCTCATCCACGCCCTCCTGGTTTACGCCGAGCTGTCGTACCGGCAGGGTGAGCTCGACACCGGCCAGCAGGCGCTGGAGCGCGCGCTGCGCCAGCTGGCCCCGCATGCCTGGCCACTGGCGGTGCTGCGCCAGGTGGTTGCGGTGCAGATGATGATCGACATCGAACGCGAACGGTTCGACGCGGCGCAGGAGCTCGCCGACCTGCAGCCGCCGCCGTCCGGCTCGGGCGGGTTCGGCTGGTCGGCCGTGCTGTACGCGCGCGGCGTGCTGGAGCTGCGCCGCGAACGGTGGGCGGCGGCCGCAACGCTGCTGCACGAGTGCGGCCGGCGGATGTCGGCCGACGGCCTGGACAATCCGGCGCTGCTCAACTGGCGCGCCTACGCGGCGGTGGCCGATGCCGCCAGCGGGCGCCCGCAGCGGGCCGCCCGACTGATCGCCGACGCGCTGGTGCGGGCCGAGGCGTGGGGCGCACCGAGCGCGCTGGGTCTGGTCCAGGCCTGTGCCGGGCAGGCGTTCGAGAGCCAGCGGTTGAGCCGGCTGACCAGCGCGGTGGACACGTTGCGCGGCTGCCTCTCCCGGCTGCGGTACGGGCGGGCGCTGGTGGACCTGGCTGCGGCCGCGGTGGCCGCCGGCGACGTCGAACTCGCCGCCTCCGCCGCCCGGGAGGCCGAGGAGCTGGCGGCCCGGCACGGCTGGCAGCCGGTCCTGCACCGGGCGGCGCAGGTGCGCCAGCGGTGCGAGCACGGCACCGGGCCGGTGCTGTCCGCGGTGCAGCGCGCGGTGGCCGAGCTGGCGGTGGCCGGCCTGTCCAACAAGCAGATCGCGCAGCGCCGCGAGGTCAGCCTGCGTACCGTCGAGCTGCACCTGACGAACACCTACCGGCAGTTGGGGATCCGGCGCCGGACCGAGCTTGCCGGCGCGCTGGCCCGGGTTGGCGCGGGTGTCGGCGGTGCTTGA
- a CDS encoding helix-turn-helix transcriptional regulator, translating into MAQTSAVTTPPLPVGRAVELRRLRTALASAAGDRSRAVVVRGASGVGKTSLLAAADLPAAPTVRVGCRHESADQAFAVARQILAALGIAPRDATEDSAERAGRCHRDVLVGLRQHVEERLAATPLVLVVDDVQWCDEASARWLALLSSLPGRHPVTLLLGQSRHRTRATAVIDGMVAEGRCEALELGPISESAVGELLAAAYREPVSDRFRRCCAELTGGNPAALERLVGALRACDIRPDDTGAAELRSGAVSSIGPRVLADLLRWPRVRSQVARAIALLGTADADLIGGVVRLSPRVAAEATAQLRRDGVLEPTGARFGQPLLREALVAELPETAANELLARAARLMDDAGRPLAEVADLLLRLPRLDERWMYDTVHAAAMSAVSAGSPTAVDYLSRLWRERPDQLPLRLELATALLRSDPELALAHLDHMAATGYGARAGARLALCRGWAELALGRADGGWSTLRDAERRLAAASREPDRPTDVALRVRLRSALGANGMLQLSHTREAWQLLAEQVTGAESADGGRLLGVRESVEDELTAVRGVLDTLCRGDLDAARRYAEGMPRSDRALAGWTGMAAPALLLLLDEAPTALRLLDRVGAASRRLRQPGSEYFAQLARAVILLQLGRIEAAVDGALAALGTARRCPWRPDTSGPRLVLAGCRLAQGRSDLAGRIVAQLSGEALAGSVWLHSLYTSITARLHGRRGDWPAALRVLDEHGELLRRAGVVDHLTAPWWFEAVTVLAEAGRPTEAQPYLERGAALARRWPTPHVRGRYLLAASLLAAEPDRLPLARSAAEAAGERAPALHLAARLRIGRLLLAAGDRPAAHRHLRELVTDAESLGLLGLARDAAAMVSAAGADARPAAAPGGRLTDSERRVAELAARGLTNRQIAAELFLSTRTVEFHLTNVYRKTGVPDRRRLAALLTSAPGRSAPRLRLPETAVRVRPDEPPRPLPEVARPRLSKASPSRLPDTAPPRLPDTRQPGKPNPQPPLPGVQHRSPEVSARWLPEA; encoded by the coding sequence GTGGCACAGACCTCGGCGGTGACCACGCCCCCGCTACCGGTCGGGCGGGCGGTGGAACTACGCCGGCTGCGCACCGCGCTGGCCTCCGCGGCCGGTGACCGGTCCAGGGCCGTGGTCGTGCGCGGTGCGTCGGGTGTCGGCAAGACCAGCCTGCTCGCCGCGGCGGACCTTCCGGCGGCACCCACCGTACGGGTCGGCTGCCGGCACGAGAGCGCCGACCAGGCCTTCGCGGTGGCTCGGCAGATCCTGGCAGCGCTGGGCATCGCGCCACGGGATGCCACCGAAGACAGCGCCGAGCGCGCCGGTCGCTGCCACCGCGACGTCCTGGTCGGACTGCGCCAGCACGTCGAGGAGCGGCTTGCGGCCACGCCGCTGGTACTGGTCGTCGACGACGTGCAGTGGTGCGACGAGGCGTCCGCCCGGTGGCTGGCGCTGCTCTCGTCGCTGCCCGGCCGGCACCCGGTGACGCTGCTGCTGGGCCAGTCCCGGCACCGCACCCGGGCCACCGCGGTGATCGACGGCATGGTCGCCGAGGGACGCTGCGAGGCGCTGGAACTCGGGCCGATCAGTGAGTCGGCCGTCGGCGAGCTGCTCGCGGCGGCCTACCGGGAGCCGGTCAGCGACCGGTTCCGGCGCTGCTGCGCCGAGCTGACCGGCGGCAACCCGGCCGCACTGGAGCGGCTGGTCGGCGCGCTGCGGGCGTGCGACATCCGGCCGGACGACACCGGCGCCGCGGAACTGCGATCCGGTGCGGTGTCGTCGATCGGCCCGCGCGTGCTCGCCGACCTGCTGCGCTGGCCCCGGGTGCGCAGCCAGGTCGCCCGGGCGATCGCCCTGCTGGGCACCGCGGATGCCGACCTGATCGGTGGGGTGGTCCGACTGTCGCCCCGGGTCGCCGCCGAGGCGACGGCACAGCTGCGCCGCGACGGCGTACTGGAGCCCACCGGGGCGCGGTTCGGCCAGCCGCTGCTGCGGGAGGCGCTGGTCGCCGAACTGCCCGAGACGGCCGCGAACGAGCTGCTGGCCCGGGCCGCCCGGCTGATGGACGACGCCGGCCGACCGCTCGCCGAGGTCGCCGACCTGCTGCTGCGACTGCCCCGGCTGGACGAACGGTGGATGTACGACACCGTGCACGCGGCCGCGATGAGCGCGGTGTCGGCCGGTTCCCCGACCGCGGTCGACTACCTGTCCCGGCTGTGGCGGGAACGCCCCGACCAGCTGCCGCTGCGGTTGGAGCTCGCCACCGCGTTGCTGCGCAGCGACCCGGAACTCGCCCTGGCCCACCTCGACCACATGGCCGCCACCGGCTACGGCGCCCGCGCCGGCGCGCGGCTGGCGCTCTGCCGCGGCTGGGCCGAACTGGCCCTCGGCCGGGCCGACGGCGGCTGGTCGACGCTGCGCGACGCCGAGCGCCGGCTGGCCGCGGCGAGCCGCGAGCCCGACCGGCCGACCGACGTCGCGCTGCGGGTACGGCTGCGCAGTGCGCTGGGCGCGAACGGCATGCTGCAACTGAGTCACACCCGCGAGGCCTGGCAGCTGCTCGCCGAGCAGGTGACCGGCGCCGAGTCCGCGGACGGCGGGCGACTGCTCGGGGTACGCGAGTCGGTCGAGGACGAGCTGACCGCGGTGCGCGGGGTGCTCGACACGCTGTGCCGGGGCGACCTCGACGCCGCCCGCCGGTACGCGGAAGGGATGCCGCGCAGCGACCGGGCGCTGGCGGGCTGGACCGGGATGGCGGCGCCGGCGCTGTTGCTGCTGCTGGACGAGGCGCCGACCGCGCTGCGGCTGCTGGACCGGGTCGGCGCTGCCAGCCGGCGGCTGCGCCAGCCCGGCTCGGAGTACTTCGCGCAGCTCGCCCGCGCGGTCATCCTGTTGCAGTTGGGCCGGATCGAGGCAGCGGTCGACGGTGCGCTCGCGGCGCTGGGAACCGCGCGCCGGTGCCCCTGGCGGCCGGACACGTCCGGGCCGCGACTGGTGCTCGCCGGCTGCCGGCTGGCCCAGGGCCGGTCCGATCTGGCCGGCCGCATCGTCGCGCAGCTGTCCGGCGAGGCGCTGGCCGGCTCGGTGTGGCTGCACAGCCTCTACACGTCGATCACCGCCCGGCTGCACGGGCGGCGGGGCGACTGGCCGGCGGCACTCCGGGTGCTGGACGAGCACGGCGAGCTGCTGCGCCGGGCCGGCGTCGTCGACCACCTGACCGCGCCCTGGTGGTTCGAGGCGGTCACCGTGCTGGCCGAGGCCGGCCGGCCCACCGAAGCGCAGCCGTACCTGGAGCGCGGTGCGGCGCTGGCGCGGCGCTGGCCCACCCCGCACGTGCGCGGCCGGTACCTGCTGGCCGCGAGCCTGCTCGCCGCCGAGCCGGACCGGCTGCCGCTGGCCCGCTCCGCCGCCGAGGCCGCCGGCGAGCGGGCACCGGCGCTGCACCTGGCCGCCCGGTTGCGGATCGGCCGGCTGCTGCTGGCCGCCGGAGACCGGCCCGCCGCGCACCGGCACCTGCGCGAGCTGGTGACCGACGCCGAGTCGCTCGGTCTGCTGGGGCTGGCCCGGGACGCGGCCGCGATGGTCTCCGCCGCCGGTGCCGACGCGCGGCCGGCCGCGGCGCCCGGCGGTCGGCTGACCGACAGCGAACGCCGGGTCGCCGAACTCGCCGCGCGAGGGCTGACCAACCGGCAGATCGCCGCCGAGCTCTTCCTGTCGACCCGCACCGTCGAGTTCCACCTGACCAACGTCTACCGCAAGACCGGCGTGCCGGATCGCCGCCGCCTCGCCGCGCTCCTGACCTCGGCGCCCGGGCGATCGGCGCCCCGGCTGCGGCTGCCCGAGACGGCAGTGCGGGTGCGGCCGGACGAGCCGCCGCGCCCGCTGCCCGAGGTGGCCCGGCCACGGCTGTCGAAGGCGTCCCCGTCCCGGCTGCCGGACACCGCGCCGCCCCGGCTGCCGGACACCCGGCAGCCAGGGAAGCCGAACCCGCAGCCGCCGCTGCCGGGTGTGCAGCACCGGTCGCCGGAGGTATCCGCGCGATGGCTGCCGGAGGCGTGA
- a CDS encoding AAA family ATPase, producing the protein MLEERVDELAAAQRALAAALSGRGQLVVVEGGIGAGKSALLAAVAGLGAAAGMWVSSAHATRLEREFGGAVVRQLLCPVLAVTPASGAAGWLAGPAAAAAPLFSDDPTVLAAVSRLQHDPDVGYGLRLVVRRICAQRPLLLVVDDLQRADALSLAFLADLVGCRDEVPLVLAVAVQHETTDAQTVPVDELVHAADVVLRPAPLSEPAVAGILRSVGRDPHDAAGIHRASRGNPLVVRSLVGTGGQPSGCPSPLRERLVQAFEVLTADVRAYARAMVLLPPGAGPATVSAVAGLDEAQSRFARRFLDRLGLLRPGLRGYAQAVVEDAMSPAELDEFHRRAAGALDSAGYPVDEVADECLAVSGTPPDCAARVLPAAARAALRAHDPHRAVRYLRRALIDCPVDGPERSRLLARLAEAELWTDPVAAMRHVGRAARLTDDVRSRAAMLSRLTPIALTGADDLSGLIDAAARALPGTPGSPPVDRELALRLEARRRFRDLDDGEALRDTLGRWAGYGSRPPIDTEAERELAAVLLYAATLTVRTSASQVGPLAARLLEHLPYRPLLAHTPAPLAVACALAAGELVDVADWLSTALLPDGRRTPDDLLLTLIGRATLHWLRGAVADCRRDLLEAARLARGAGATLDPTGAIGLVSTALKLADRKILDQVARVWPDPTAAPRPHLRLLAQTLRAALALDRGPTPAEWDDWEQCLAELERLGWRNPALLPVGSWSVRALVAAGRGRRARELMEREYDRATWWGSPIPVGRALRSLGRLTEGPAGVDLIARSADVLAESGNDAELGRTLIEYGVRLRAVGRPDAADQVVRGMRLARRAGADEVADRAAALLGEPGRGGAPLTPAELKVARLSAGGSSNRQIAELLGVTRRAVEKNLTSCYRKLGVPGRAMLAAKLAELFPAGEAVNGEPLR; encoded by the coding sequence GTGCTTGAGGAGCGGGTGGACGAGCTCGCCGCGGCGCAGCGGGCGCTGGCCGCGGCGCTGTCCGGGCGCGGCCAGCTGGTGGTGGTGGAGGGCGGCATCGGCGCGGGCAAGTCCGCGCTGCTCGCCGCGGTCGCCGGGCTCGGCGCCGCGGCCGGAATGTGGGTGTCGAGCGCCCACGCGACCCGGCTGGAACGCGAGTTCGGCGGGGCGGTGGTCCGTCAACTGCTGTGCCCGGTCCTCGCCGTGACACCGGCGTCGGGCGCGGCGGGCTGGCTGGCCGGCCCGGCGGCCGCGGCGGCACCGCTGTTCAGTGACGACCCCACCGTCCTGGCCGCGGTGTCCCGGCTGCAGCACGACCCGGACGTGGGGTACGGGCTGCGCCTGGTGGTCCGGCGGATCTGCGCGCAGCGCCCGCTGCTGCTGGTGGTCGACGACCTGCAGCGCGCCGACGCGCTGTCGCTGGCGTTCCTGGCCGACCTGGTCGGCTGCCGGGACGAGGTGCCGCTGGTGCTCGCCGTCGCGGTGCAGCACGAGACGACGGACGCGCAGACCGTGCCGGTGGACGAGCTCGTGCATGCGGCCGACGTGGTCCTGCGCCCGGCCCCGCTGTCCGAGCCGGCCGTCGCGGGCATCCTGCGCTCGGTGGGCCGCGATCCCCACGACGCGGCGGGCATCCACCGGGCGAGCCGCGGCAACCCGCTCGTGGTGCGCTCCCTGGTGGGTACCGGCGGCCAGCCGTCCGGCTGCCCGTCGCCGCTGCGGGAACGGCTGGTGCAGGCGTTCGAGGTACTCACCGCCGACGTCCGGGCGTACGCGCGGGCGATGGTGTTGCTGCCGCCGGGCGCGGGCCCGGCGACCGTGTCCGCGGTCGCCGGGCTGGACGAGGCGCAGAGCCGGTTCGCCCGCCGCTTCCTGGACCGGCTGGGGCTGCTGCGGCCCGGACTGCGCGGGTACGCCCAGGCCGTGGTCGAGGACGCGATGTCGCCGGCGGAGCTGGACGAGTTCCACCGGCGGGCCGCCGGGGCGCTGGACTCGGCCGGGTACCCCGTCGACGAGGTGGCCGACGAATGCCTGGCGGTGTCCGGAACGCCGCCGGACTGCGCGGCCCGGGTACTGCCGGCGGCGGCGCGGGCCGCGCTGCGCGCGCACGACCCGCACCGGGCGGTGCGGTACCTGCGCCGGGCGCTGATCGACTGCCCCGTCGACGGGCCCGAACGCTCGCGGCTGCTGGCCCGGCTGGCCGAGGCGGAGCTGTGGACCGACCCGGTGGCGGCCATGCGGCACGTCGGCCGGGCCGCCCGGCTGACCGACGACGTGCGGTCCCGGGCGGCGATGCTGTCCCGCCTGACGCCGATCGCGCTGACCGGCGCCGACGACCTGTCCGGCCTGATCGACGCCGCCGCCCGGGCGTTGCCGGGGACACCGGGCAGCCCCCCGGTGGATCGCGAGCTGGCGCTGCGGCTGGAGGCGCGGCGGCGGTTCCGCGACCTGGACGACGGCGAGGCGCTGCGAGACACCCTGGGCCGCTGGGCCGGGTACGGGTCGCGGCCGCCGATCGACACCGAGGCGGAGCGGGAACTCGCCGCGGTCCTGCTGTACGCGGCGACGCTGACCGTGCGCACCTCGGCCAGCCAGGTCGGTCCGCTCGCCGCCCGGTTGCTCGAGCACCTGCCGTACCGGCCGTTGCTCGCGCACACGCCCGCGCCGCTGGCGGTCGCCTGCGCGCTGGCCGCCGGGGAGCTGGTCGACGTGGCGGACTGGCTGTCCACCGCGCTGCTGCCGGACGGTCGGCGCACCCCCGACGATCTGCTGCTGACGCTGATCGGCCGGGCCACCCTGCACTGGCTGCGGGGTGCGGTCGCGGACTGCCGGCGCGATCTGCTCGAGGCGGCCCGGCTGGCCCGAGGTGCCGGTGCGACGCTGGATCCCACCGGTGCGATCGGCCTGGTGTCGACCGCGCTGAAGCTGGCCGACCGGAAGATCCTGGACCAGGTCGCCCGGGTATGGCCCGACCCGACCGCGGCGCCCCGGCCGCACCTGCGGTTGCTGGCGCAGACGCTGCGCGCCGCGCTTGCCCTCGACCGCGGCCCGACCCCGGCCGAGTGGGACGACTGGGAGCAGTGCCTCGCCGAACTGGAGCGGCTCGGCTGGCGCAACCCGGCGCTGCTGCCGGTGGGCAGCTGGTCGGTTCGGGCGCTGGTGGCGGCGGGCCGCGGCCGGCGCGCTCGCGAGCTGATGGAGCGCGAGTACGACCGGGCCACCTGGTGGGGTTCGCCGATCCCGGTCGGGCGGGCGCTGCGGAGCCTCGGCCGGCTCACCGAGGGGCCGGCCGGTGTGGACCTGATCGCCCGGTCGGCCGACGTGCTCGCCGAGTCCGGTAACGATGCCGAACTCGGCCGAACCCTGATCGAGTACGGGGTGCGGCTGCGTGCGGTGGGCCGGCCCGATGCGGCCGACCAGGTGGTCCGCGGGATGCGGCTGGCGCGGCGGGCCGGCGCCGACGAGGTGGCCGACCGCGCGGCGGCGCTGCTGGGGGAGCCCGGCCGGGGCGGGGCACCGCTGACCCCGGCCGAGCTGAAGGTGGCTCGGCTGTCGGCGGGCGGCAGCTCCAACCGCCAGATCGCCGAGTTGCTGGGGGTGACCCGGCGCGCGGTGGAGAAGAACCTGACGAGCTGCTATCGCAAGCTCGGCGTGCCGGGGCGCGCGATGCTGGCCGCGAAGCTGGCCGAGCTGTTCCCGGCCGGCGAAGCGGTCAACGGCGAACCGCTGCGCTGA